In the Streptomyces sp. f51 genome, one interval contains:
- a CDS encoding Crp/Fnr family transcriptional regulator: MDDVLRRAPLFAALDDEQAAELRASMSEVTLARGDALFHEGDPGDRLYVVTEGKVKLHRTSPDGRENMLAVLGPGELIGELSLFDPGPRTATATALTEVKLLGLGHGDLQPWLNARPEVAAALLRAVARRLRKTNDQMSDLVFSDVPGRVARALLDLSRRFGVQSEEGIHVVHDLTQEELAQLVGASRETVNKALADFAGRGWLRLEARAVILLDVERLAKRSR, translated from the coding sequence GTGGACGACGTTCTGCGGCGCGCCCCGCTCTTCGCGGCGCTCGATGACGAGCAGGCCGCGGAGCTCCGCGCCTCCATGAGTGAGGTGACCCTCGCGCGAGGCGACGCCCTCTTCCATGAGGGCGACCCCGGCGACCGCCTCTATGTGGTCACCGAGGGCAAGGTGAAGCTCCACCGCACCTCCCCCGACGGGCGCGAGAACATGCTCGCCGTCCTCGGCCCCGGTGAACTGATCGGCGAACTGTCGCTGTTCGACCCGGGCCCGCGCACGGCGACCGCCACCGCGCTCACCGAGGTCAAGCTGCTCGGCCTCGGCCACGGCGACCTCCAGCCCTGGCTGAACGCGCGGCCCGAGGTGGCCGCCGCCCTGCTGCGCGCCGTCGCCCGGCGCCTGCGCAAGACCAACGACCAGATGTCCGACCTGGTCTTCTCCGACGTGCCCGGCCGTGTGGCCCGGGCCCTGCTCGACCTGTCGCGCCGCTTCGGTGTGCAGTCCGAAGAGGGCATCCACGTCGTGCACGACCTCACGCAGGAGGAGCTGGCCCAGCTGGTCGGCGCCTCCCGCGAGACCGTCAACAAGGCGCTCGCCGACTTCGCGGGCCGCGGCTGGCTCCGCCTGGAGGCCCGCGCGGTGATCCTCCTGGACGTGGAGCGGCTCGCCAAGCGCTCGCGCTGA
- the nth gene encoding endonuclease III, whose protein sequence is MTSAKGTAKKVTPAKGAAKKVTPAKSAADGTASAKPAAEKAAPVKAVAEKAAPVKAAAKKAAPVKGASKKTFAAGEAASKKAVAPVPPRNESHTALVRRARRINRELAEVYPYAHPELDFENPFQLVVATVLSAQTTDLRVNQTTPALFARYPTPEDLAEANPEEVEEILRPTGFFRAKTKSVIGLSRALRDDFGGEVPGRLEDLVKLPGVGRKTAFVVLGNAFGRPGITVDTHFQRLVRRWRWTDEKEPDKIEKAVGGLFPKSEWTMLSHHVIFHGRRICHARKPACGACPIAPLCPAYGEGETDPEKAKKLLKYEKGGFPGQRLNPPQAYLDAGGMPAPPLGAG, encoded by the coding sequence GTGACATCCGCGAAAGGCACGGCCAAGAAAGTGACGCCCGCGAAAGGCGCGGCCAAGAAGGTGACGCCCGCGAAATCCGCTGCCGACGGGACGGCATCCGCGAAGCCCGCTGCCGAGAAGGCGGCGCCCGTGAAAGCTGTCGCCGAGAAGGCGGCGCCCGTGAAAGCTGCCGCCAAGAAGGCGGCGCCGGTCAAGGGTGCCTCCAAGAAGACGTTCGCGGCGGGGGAGGCCGCCTCCAAGAAGGCCGTCGCCCCCGTGCCGCCGCGGAACGAGTCGCACACCGCCCTCGTCCGCCGGGCCCGCCGCATCAACCGCGAGCTCGCCGAGGTGTACCCGTACGCCCACCCGGAGCTGGACTTCGAGAACCCCTTCCAGCTGGTCGTCGCCACGGTCCTGTCGGCCCAGACCACGGACCTGCGGGTGAACCAGACGACGCCCGCGCTCTTCGCCAGGTACCCGACCCCCGAGGACCTCGCCGAGGCCAACCCCGAGGAGGTCGAGGAGATCCTGCGTCCGACCGGGTTCTTCCGGGCCAAGACCAAATCCGTCATAGGGCTCTCCAGGGCCCTGAGGGACGACTTCGGGGGCGAGGTGCCCGGGCGCCTCGAAGACCTCGTGAAACTGCCCGGAGTGGGCCGCAAGACCGCCTTCGTCGTGCTCGGCAACGCCTTCGGGCGGCCCGGGATCACCGTCGACACCCACTTCCAGCGGCTCGTACGACGCTGGCGTTGGACCGACGAGAAGGAGCCCGACAAGATCGAGAAGGCCGTCGGCGGGCTCTTCCCGAAGAGCGAGTGGACGATGCTCTCGCACCACGTGATCTTCCACGGCCGCCGCATCTGCCACGCCCGCAAGCCCGCCTGCGGCGCCTGCCCCATCGCCCCGCTCTGCCCGGCCTACGGGGAGGGCGAGACCGACCCCGAGAAGGCGAAGAAGCTCCTGAAGTACGAGAAGGGCGGCTTCCCGGGACAGCGGCTCAATCCCCCGCAGGCCTATCTGGACGCGGGCGGCATGCCCGCGCCGCCGCTGGGTGCCGGATGA
- a CDS encoding CoA pyrophosphatase yields MKHAGDTQDASNTQGGPVLSKDGLPGWLGPVAQVAETVEPLQLSRFLPPANGTGRQSAVLILFGEGARGPELLLMERAGTLRSHAGQPSFPGGALDPEDGDPATDGPLNAALREAEEETGLDPSGVQLFGVLPKLYIPVSRFVVTPVLGWWRRPTPVGVVDPGETARVFTVPVADLTDPANRATTVHPSGFRGPAFLVESALVWGFTAGVIDKILHFAGWERPWDRDKQVPLDWRA; encoded by the coding sequence ATGAAGCACGCAGGCGACACACAGGACGCGAGCAACACGCAGGGTGGTCCGGTGCTCAGCAAGGACGGACTGCCGGGCTGGCTGGGCCCGGTCGCGCAGGTCGCCGAGACCGTGGAACCGCTCCAGCTGAGCCGCTTCCTGCCGCCGGCCAACGGCACGGGCCGACAGTCCGCCGTGCTCATCCTCTTCGGCGAGGGCGCGCGCGGCCCCGAACTGCTGCTCATGGAACGGGCGGGGACCCTCAGATCCCACGCCGGACAGCCGTCCTTCCCCGGCGGCGCCCTCGATCCCGAGGACGGCGACCCGGCCACCGACGGGCCGCTGAACGCAGCCCTGCGCGAGGCCGAGGAGGAGACCGGCCTCGACCCGAGCGGCGTCCAGCTCTTCGGCGTGCTGCCCAAGCTCTACATCCCGGTCAGCCGTTTCGTCGTCACCCCGGTCCTCGGCTGGTGGCGCCGCCCGACACCCGTCGGCGTCGTCGACCCCGGCGAGACGGCCCGGGTCTTCACCGTCCCCGTGGCAGATCTCACGGACCCGGCCAACCGTGCGACCACCGTGCACCCCAGCGGTTTCCGAGGTCCGGCATTTCTGGTCGAATCGGCCCTGGTCTGGGGCTTCACGGCCGGGGTGATCGACAAGATCCTGCACTTCGCGGGCTGGGAGCGCCCGTGGGACCGCGACAAGCAGGTCCCACTCGACTGGCGCGCGTGA